Proteins from one Colias croceus chromosome 22, ilColCroc2.1 genomic window:
- the LOC123701858 gene encoding cytochrome c oxidase subunit 5B, mitochondrial-like, with protein sequence MASLCRQIVRGNALKSVLFSTARRGYADKMMVDPMEHATGLEKKELLAMQAGNDDPFNMKVLKKAAGTRDNPTLVPSCFDARIVGCICEEHSTSINWLWVHKDHPRRCECGHWYKLIEKTPL encoded by the exons atggcCTCCTTGTGTAGACAAATTGTTCGCGGAAATGCCCttaaaagtgttttattttccacTGCTCGACGGGGATACGCTGATAAAA TGATGGTAGACCCCATGGAACACGCAACTGGTCTGGAGAAGAAGGAATTGCTGGCGATGCAGGCTGGTAACGACGATCCCTTCAACATGAAAGTGCTGAAGAAGGCCGCAGGCACAAGGGACAACCCCACACTGGTGCCCTCATGTTTCGACGCCCGAATTGTTGGTTGCATAT GTGAAGAACACTCAACTAGCATCAACTGGCTCTGGGTACAcaag gaCCATCCCCGCCGTTGCGAGTGCGGACACTGGTACAAATTGATCGAGAAGACGCCTCTGTAA